DNA from Limnohabitans sp.:
GGTGCGGACCCGCATGCCGGGTGGTGTGGCAGGGGTGCCTCCTACAATGGAGGCCCCCTATGCCGATTCAAAGAATCACTTCTTGCCGTTGCCATCCAGCTTGTAGATGTGCGGGCCTTCGCCCACCGACAACAAACCGGTGTGCGCGTAGATGCCCAGTTTGGCGCGGGTGTCCACGATGTCCAGGTTGCGCATGGTCAGCTGGCCAATACGGTCCAGTGGGCTGAACGGCGCGTCTTCCACTTTTTCCATCGACAAACGCTCTGGGGCGTAGGTCAGGTTGGGCGACTCGGTGTTCAGGATGCTGTAGTCGTTGCCACGGCGCAGTTCCAGTGTCACGGTGCCGGTCACGGCGCGGGCCACCCAGCGCTGGGCGGTTTCGCGCAACATGATGCACTGCGGGTCAAACCAGCGGCCCTGGTACAACAAACGACCCAGCTTCAAGCCGTTCATGCGGTACTGCTCGATGGTGTCTTCGTTGTGGATGCCGGTGACCAGGCGCTCGTAGGCGATGTGCAACAGCGCCATGCCGGGGGCTTCGTAGATGCCGCGGCTCTTGGCTTCGATGATGCGGTTTTCGATCTGGTCGCTCATGCCCAAACCGTGGCGGCCGCCGATTTCGTTGGCTATCAGGAACAACTCGACCGGGTCGGCGTATTCCACGCCGTTCAGGGCCACGGGCATGCCTTCTTCAAAGCGCACGCTCACTTCTTCGGCTTTGACTTGCACTTCGGGCTTCCAGAAGGCCACGCCCATGATGGGGTTGACGATCTTCATGCCGCTTTGCAGGCTTTCCAAGTCTTTGGCTTCGTGGGTCGCGCCCAGCATGTTGCTGTCGGTGGAGTAGGCCTTTTCGGCACTCATCTTGTAGCCAAAGCCGTTGGCGGTCATGAAGGCGCTCATTTCAGCGCGGCCGCCCAGCTCGTCGATGAACAACTGGTCGAGCCAGGGCTTGTAGATCTTCAAGTTGGGGTTGGTCAGCAGGCCATAGCGGTAAAAGCGCTCGATGTCGTTGCCCTTGAAGGTGCTGCCGTCGCCCCAGATGTTGACATCGTCCTGCTTCATGGCGGCGACCAGCATGGTGCCGGTCACAGCGCGGCCCAAAGGTGTGGTGTTGAAGTAGGTGATGCCGCCCGTGGAGATGTGGAACGCGCCGCTCTGGATGGCGGCAATGCCTTCGTGTGCCAGCTGGGTGCGGCAATCGACCAGGCGGGCTTTTTCTGCGCCGTATTCCATCGCCTTGCGGGGAATTTCGTTGTAGTCGGCCTCGTCGGGTTGACCCAGGTTGGCGGTGTACGCATAGGGCAGGGCGCCCTTTTGTTTCATCCACAGCAGGGCGGCCGATGTGTCGAGGCCGCCAGAAAAGGCGATGCCGACTTTTTGCCCTTTGGGCAGGTTTTGCAGGATGGTGCTCATGAGGGAATCAACCGAAGTGGCAAATGTAGTGGTAAGGCTCGGTCACGCGGATCTCGAACTTGGAGTTGCCGGGCACGTTGAACTCTTCGCCAGCGCTGGACTTGACCCACTCGGCTGCTGCCGTCGAGCTTGTACTCGCAAGAGCCGCCCACACACTCCATGATTTCAGGTGCACCGGTGTTGAAGGTGAGTGTGGACGGGCAGGATTACGCCCACCGACAGTTGGGTGCCGTCGGCCAGGGTCAAGCCGTGGCTGACACATTTGCCGTCAAAGTAAACATTGGCTTGGGTGTTGACGGAAACGCCGTCGATGGTTTGGGTGGTCATGGGAAAAACAGGTCCGGGTTAGCAGTTCGGGCTCGCTGCATAAAAACGCGGCCATAAGGCCGCGTCGATCACAAGCTGGTTATTTTAGGGCACCCGGCTGCGTGTGGCCTGAGTCATGGTCTGTGCATGGGTCTCTCAGCGCCAATGGCCATGTGCATAGGTGGTGGCGTGACGATGCGACCGGGCGTGTTCATGAAGGTTGCGTTGGCCGCTGAAGCGGATCACAGGCCGGGGGGAATGCCAGCTCAGGTCAATGTGGCTGTAAACAGGAGGGCGGCTCACATAAACCGGGGCAGGGACATAAACCACTTGCGGGGCGACGGTGGCCAGTGTGCTGTAGCCAGTTGGAGCGGCAGAGGAGGAGCCTTCTGAGCGCAGACCCTGACCCAGCGGGGTGACCTGCAAGGGAATGGTCGTGCCGGGGTCTTGCGGCAATTGAACGGTGTATTGCTTGCCGGCGTATTCATAGACTACGCTGTAGCCCACCAAACGGTTTTCATAAACGTTTTGGGTGCTGCAGTGGGTCTGGTTTTGCACAAAAGCGGCATTGGGGTCTTCGATCCGATTGCCCACCATGGCGCCGCCGACAATACCGATCACGGTGGCCAAGGCCCTGCCCGAACCATCACCGACGGCATTGCCCATGGCGCCACCAGCGATGGCCCCCATCAAGGCGCCAGCGCCCGAAGACGGTGCTGGCTGTGTGACGGGCACCTGGATGCAAGTTTGGCGAGGCACCATCACTTGTTGGTAGACCGGGCTTCTGGAGATGACCTGCCCCAGCTCCTGAGCATTCAAAACTGCAGGCATCGAGGCAAACCACCCCAACAAGACACCTGACGCCCAAAGTGTTTTCATGGCTTTTCCAATACTGAAGTCCGTTTGGTATCGAGTGTAAACAAGCCAGGGCTTGAGAGGCAGTGCCAAGCTGTAAAGATATGTAACAGTTGTCATCCAACACAGCTCAGCCAGGCCATTGATCTGGGACAAAACCCAGGGTGATTTGGCCAGAGGGCCAAACGATCACGGGTCTTTTGATGGTGCTGGGGTGCGCCGACATGATTTTTGCAGCGCTGGCAGCGTCAATGACGCTAGCCTTGAGGTCCGCATCGAGCTTCCGCCAGGTCGTGCCTTGGCGATTGAGCAGTTTCTCCCAGCCCAATTGAGTCAGCCAGGTCTGGAGTGCGGCCGCAGGAACGCCTTTTTTCTTGAAGTCGTGAAAAGAAACTTGGAAACCGTGCTCAGTCAGCCAGACGCGGGCTTTTTTGACGGTGTCGCAGTTGGGAATGCCGAAAACAATGGGGTGCATGGTTTTGACGAATGAAGATGGACCAGTCTGGGCGACAATCGCCGCCTATGAAGACTCTACAGCAATGGCTCGACTGGTGCGAGCATCTCCACCCCGTAGCCATCGACATGGGGCTCGAGCGCGTGAAAGCCGTCGCTGAGCGCATGAATTTGCGTTTTGACTGCCCAGTGATCACGGTGGCTGGCACCAATGGCAAGGGGTCGACCTGCGCCATGCTCGAGGCGGTGTTGCTGCAAGCTGGCTATCGAACTGGGGTGTACACATCTCCCCATCTGGTTCACTTTGAGGAGCGATGCCGATTGCACGGAGAGTCGGCATCGGCAGAGATGTTTGCCGATGCTTTTGCCGCTGTGGAGGCCGTGCGCGGTGATGTCAGTCTCACTTATTTTGAATTCAGCACCTTGGCCATCTTCCATTTGATGGCCCAAGCCCAATTGGATGTCGCCATTCTGGAAGTGGGCATGGGGGGCAGGCTGGATGCGGTCAACATCATGGATGCCGACTGCACCATCATCACCAGCATCGATATTGACCACGCGGCCATTTTGGGCAACGACCGTGAGACCATTGGCCGGGAAAAAGCCGGTGTCATGCGACCAGGCAGACCTGTCATCGTGAGCGATCCTGTGGCGCCTCAAAGTGTGATGGACCATGCCACCGCTATCGGTGCTCAGTTGTGGTTGTTCGGTCGCGACTTCAATTACGCAGGTGACAAACAGCAATGGGCCTGGGCTGGGCGTGATCGCCGCTACAGCGGCCTGGCTTACCCTGCCTTGCGGGGAGCCAATCAGTTGATCAACGCGTCGGGAGTTTTGGCCGCGTTGGAGTCGCTTCGTCAG
Protein-coding regions in this window:
- the folC gene encoding bifunctional tetrahydrofolate synthase/dihydrofolate synthase, which codes for MKTLQQWLDWCEHLHPVAIDMGLERVKAVAERMNLRFDCPVITVAGTNGKGSTCAMLEAVLLQAGYRTGVYTSPHLVHFEERCRLHGESASAEMFADAFAAVEAVRGDVSLTYFEFSTLAIFHLMAQAQLDVAILEVGMGGRLDAVNIMDADCTIITSIDIDHAAILGNDRETIGREKAGVMRPGRPVIVSDPVAPQSVMDHATAIGAQLWLFGRDFNYAGDKQQWAWAGRDRRYSGLAYPALRGANQLINASGVLAALESLRQRIPVTAQAVRNGLAMVELAGRFQIVPGQPVLVLDVAHNPHSVAALAVNLDAMGFYPTTHAVFGAMADKDLLPMFQRINPLVDRWYFTDLPLPRAAKATDLQQVWQGQNTRTDTASSVHADPMHALSAAIEAADPADRIVVFGSFHTVGGVLKDGIPRLQAKHLSP
- a CDS encoding glycine zipper 2TM domain-containing protein, whose translation is MKTLWASGVLLGWFASMPAVLNAQELGQVISRSPVYQQVMVPRQTCIQVPVTQPAPSSGAGALMGAIAGGAMGNAVGDGSGRALATVIGIVGGAMVGNRIEDPNAAFVQNQTHCSTQNVYENRLVGYSVVYEYAGKQYTVQLPQDPGTTIPLQVTPLGQGLRSEGSSSAAPTGYSTLATVAPQVVYVPAPVYVSRPPVYSHIDLSWHSPRPVIRFSGQRNLHEHARSHRHATTYAHGHWR
- the argG gene encoding argininosuccinate synthase; this translates as MSTILQNLPKGQKVGIAFSGGLDTSAALLWMKQKGALPYAYTANLGQPDEADYNEIPRKAMEYGAEKARLVDCRTQLAHEGIAAIQSGAFHISTGGITYFNTTPLGRAVTGTMLVAAMKQDDVNIWGDGSTFKGNDIERFYRYGLLTNPNLKIYKPWLDQLFIDELGGRAEMSAFMTANGFGYKMSAEKAYSTDSNMLGATHEAKDLESLQSGMKIVNPIMGVAFWKPEVQVKAEEVSVRFEEGMPVALNGVEYADPVELFLIANEIGGRHGLGMSDQIENRIIEAKSRGIYEAPGMALLHIAYERLVTGIHNEDTIEQYRMNGLKLGRLLYQGRWFDPQCIMLRETAQRWVARAVTGTVTLELRRGNDYSILNTESPNLTYAPERLSMEKVEDAPFSPLDRIGQLTMRNLDIVDTRAKLGIYAHTGLLSVGEGPHIYKLDGNGKK
- a CDS encoding ArsC family reductase, whose translation is MHPIVFGIPNCDTVKKARVWLTEHGFQVSFHDFKKKGVPAAALQTWLTQLGWEKLLNRQGTTWRKLDADLKASVIDAASAAKIMSAHPSTIKRPVIVWPSGQITLGFVPDQWPG